From the Nostoc sp. PCC 7107 genome, the window TTGGAACCGTCGCCAGTCTACCAAGTTTAACGGTGTGTCCTACATTGTGCAAAGAGGTGCGGAAGCAGTTTATTTTGAAGATGGACAAGCACAAACTAAGGCTTTGGTGAGTTTCTATTTAGAAAATGCCAAAATTATTCGAGAAAAACTGATAGCCGCGGGACTGGCTGTTTACGGTGGTGTGAATGCGCCTTACGTGTGGGTGAAAACTCCCAATAGTCTTTCGAGTTGGGATTTCTTTGATAAATTGCTGCATACCTGCAATGTTGTCGGTACACCTGGTTCTGGCTTTGGCGCTGCGGGTGAAGGCTACTTCCGCATTTCTGCATTTAACAATCGGGAAAATGTAGAAGAAGCAATGAAACGAATTACTGAGAAGTTTAAGGTGTAGATATTTGTGGTGGGCGATGCCCACCTTGCACTATCAAATTAGAATAATTAAATACAGCGGCTATTGATTGATGAGAGCTAGTAAATGTAGCCTGTTAAATATGAGATGGGAACGCCCTGAACTAAAACCGTACTTTATATAATTCAAATAATTCGCCTGATTGCTGGGCAACAACTTTAGCACCAGCAGCTTTGATCATTTTTTCCCACTCAGTTAGAGGTTCTAAAAATACTTCTGCACCTAAATAAGTTTCTAACACAGCCCAATCTTCGGATAGGGGCTGTTGTGGGTTGAGGATATCAAAGACGAAATGTCCCCCAGATTTGAGAACTCGTTGAACTTCTCCCAAAACAGTGTTCCAGTATTCCAAGGGAAAATAGCAACTAAATCCGGTTGCGATCGCCAAATCAAACTGATCTAAACCATAATTTAAATGATGCGCCCCGCCTAACTCTACACCTTTGAATAGCTTGGAGTTAAGTTGAGAACCACGAGAATTAAGGGTATCTCGCGCTATATTACTAATTTCTTGCCCATAAAAAAATGCTTGCCAATCACGCCAAGGATAAATCAAAAAGCTGACACCGCAACCAATATCTAAGCAATGTTGATTTTTCTGCGGTTGTGCAATTTCCCAGAAAGGAGAAACAGCCCTCCCAGCCAATATCCCCGCTTTCCATTCTTGATATATTGGCATGGATTGAACTTCTGGTGGCAGTTCAAAAGTTTGGTTTTGATATTGGCGGTTGAAGCGATAAGCTACTTGTGATGTTCTTTCCTGCCATTTATCGGAGTGAGGATTATTGGAGTTAAACGGAAAACTGGGAGACTGCTTAGACATTAGCTTATTTTCTGCTGTGGATGGTTGATTATAGACTGTAGTTGGCGGGAAAAAATGGGCGCGATGTCTCACGACAAGACGCTTTTCTTCGAGACGCTGGGCGAACGTGTCAACGCTCACACTACAACCTAAAGCTCATATTGTACAATCGCAAGAAACATCATCTGGAGAGACGCTTGCCTAAAACGATACACTCCACTCAACCACCATTAAAATTTATTCCCCAAAATTTTAACCCCCTGGCGCTCCAGATGATGCGGTGGTTATTGCCATTTATCTTACGGTTTCGCACACGACCTTGGTTAACTGCGGGTGTGGTGAAAATAGAAGCCGAGAACGCAGAGATATTAGCCGAACTATATCAGAAATTCCAAGCAGGCAAAATCCGCTTTTTGATCGCATTTCGCCACCCAGAGGTAGAAGATCCACTGTGTATGCTGTATCTGCTGTCGCGCCTTGTCCCCAAAGCCGCCCGTCAGCATGGTATCAAGTTACAAGAACCAATTCATAGCCACTTTATTTATGAACGAGGGATGACTTTATGGGCGGGAAACTGGCTGGGTTGGTTATTTTCCCGCGTTGGCGGTGTTCCTGTACGCCGGGGGAGACGAGTTGACAGGTTGGCTATTCAAACAGCACGAGATTTATTTGCTAATGGGAAAATGCCGATCGCCGTTGCCCCAGAAGGTGGTACTAATGGTCATAGTGGCATAGTTAGCCCCTTAGAACCCGGTGTGGCGCAATTAGGTTTTTGGTGTGTAGACGACTTGCAAAAAAGCGATCGCACTGAAACAGTATTTATAGTACCAGTAGCCATTCAATATCGTTATGTTCAGCCACCTTGGACAAAACTAAATTGGTTATTAAGTAAATTAGAAGCAGATAGCGGTTTAGCAGTGCAGTCAATTTCTCAGTCTGCAATTAACAACTCAGCCGAAATTTATCATCAGCGCATTTGTCGGCTGGGTGAACATCTCATTACCGAGATGGAAGAATTTTATCGGCACTTTTATCATCAAGACTTACCCCAAATACCTAATCAAACATTAATTCCTCGACTGCATCGTTTATTAGATACAAGCTTAAAAGTTGCTGAACAATATTTTAATATCCAAGCACAGGGAAACTTTATAGACCGCTGTCGCCGTTTAGAAGATGCAGGTTGGAATTATATTTACCGAGAAGACATTGCCGATATTCATAAACTACCACCTTTGAAACGCGGACTGGCAGATTGGATTGCTGAAGAAGCAGATTTGCGAATGCAGCACATGAGAATAGTAGAAAGTTTTGTCGCCATCACCGAAACATATCTCCAAGAACAACCTACATCCGAAAGGTTTGCTGAGACAGCCTTACTTATGTATGATATGCTGACCCGAATCAAAGACTCAACATTACCAGGAAGACCAAGCTTAGGTTTGCGACAAGTGCAAATTAGTGTAGGTGAACCAATTTCCGTCACCGAACGCTGGAAAAAAGCGCAAAATAACCGTCATGCAGCCAGACAAGCAGCCAGTACTTTGACACAAGATTTGCAGACAGCATTGGAGAATTTGATTAGTTAATTTATTGTTGATTTTGACCAAAAGCGCGGATGGGTAGGTGTAGAAAATTAGCATTCCGCAAAAATGGCTGTATTCCTTTCAGCGCAGGGTTTTGC encodes:
- a CDS encoding 1-acyl-sn-glycerol-3-phosphate acyltransferase, producing the protein MPKTIHSTQPPLKFIPQNFNPLALQMMRWLLPFILRFRTRPWLTAGVVKIEAENAEILAELYQKFQAGKIRFLIAFRHPEVEDPLCMLYLLSRLVPKAARQHGIKLQEPIHSHFIYERGMTLWAGNWLGWLFSRVGGVPVRRGRRVDRLAIQTARDLFANGKMPIAVAPEGGTNGHSGIVSPLEPGVAQLGFWCVDDLQKSDRTETVFIVPVAIQYRYVQPPWTKLNWLLSKLEADSGLAVQSISQSAINNSAEIYHQRICRLGEHLITEMEEFYRHFYHQDLPQIPNQTLIPRLHRLLDTSLKVAEQYFNIQAQGNFIDRCRRLEDAGWNYIYREDIADIHKLPPLKRGLADWIAEEADLRMQHMRIVESFVAITETYLQEQPTSERFAETALLMYDMLTRIKDSTLPGRPSLGLRQVQISVGEPISVTERWKKAQNNRHAARQAASTLTQDLQTALENLIS
- a CDS encoding class I SAM-dependent methyltransferase — encoded protein: MSKQSPSFPFNSNNPHSDKWQERTSQVAYRFNRQYQNQTFELPPEVQSMPIYQEWKAGILAGRAVSPFWEIAQPQKNQHCLDIGCGVSFLIYPWRDWQAFFYGQEISNIARDTLNSRGSQLNSKLFKGVELGGAHHLNYGLDQFDLAIATGFSCYFPLEYWNTVLGEVQRVLKSGGHFVFDILNPQQPLSEDWAVLETYLGAEVFLEPLTEWEKMIKAAGAKVVAQQSGELFELYKVRF